The genomic segment AAGGACTCGTTTTCTTTCCCCCCTGACTGCTAATTATGTCCAGCAGCTCAGCCGTCCAAGGCAAAACAACATGATTAATGGAACTGGTCGTTTTGCTCGACCAGCAGATGGCTGCAGGGGACTCGACCAGCAGATGGCTGCAGGGGACTCGACCAGCAGATGGCTGCAGGGGACTCGACCAGCAGATGGCTGCAGGGGACTCGACCAGCAGATGGTTACAGGGGACTCGACCAGCAGATGGCTGCAGGGGACTCGACCAGCAGATGGCTGCAGGGGACTCGACCAGCAGATGGCTGCAGGGGACTCGACCAGCAGATGGCTGCAGGGGACTCGACCAGCAGATGGCTGCAGGGGACTCGACCAGCAGATGGCTGCAGAGGACTCGACCAGCAGATGGCTGCAGGGGACTCGACCAGCAGATGGCTGCAGGGGACTCGACCAGCAGATGGCTGCAGGGGACTCGACCAGCAGATGGCTGCAGGGGACTCGACCAGCAGATGGCTGCAGGGGACTCGACCAGCAGATGGTTACAGGGGACTCGACCAGCAGATGGCTACAGGGGACTCGACCAGCAGATGGCTGCAGGGGACTCGACCAGCAGATGGCTGCAGGGGACTCAACTCCTCAAACAAAGATAACAAGGTCGGGTGTTGTCCAGCTGTGATCATGTTCTGCACACGTATCAAGAGGTCTCATTATTTCCCTGAAAATATTAGTTCTCGACAATGGGAAGAAACAAAATAGGCTCTGgagatatataatatagatatgtTTACTTGCAAGAGTAACGCGAGTGAGAGGGAAGGCGGGGTGAATGTTGAGGTCTTGCCGGCTTACATAGGATCAGAAGAGTGGGTTGACAGCTTGTAGCCCGATTGAGACATTCGAGAGAAACACGTATTTTttcaaaaaaaaataaattactACAAACCTGCAATCTGTAAAAATAGTGAAATGTTGAAATAAAGTTTAAATAACGCTTTCTCGTCCGTGGAGATACGTCTTACTTCTGGCTCTTGAATGGTTTTACTGAAGTAAGCGTCCTCGTGAGAATGATCTTCTGGATTATGGTAACTCAAACAGCCGCTGTTTGCATCACCTAATGCTTCTGTATGAACTTCCCAACACATTGCCGAAATTAGGCTTTGACAGCAGTGGAACTTTACTTACCACTGACTTTAATTTATTGAATGTCTTGGCTTGTTCTATCCAGACGAACCTTTCCTTGGTTAGGACTCTCAGTGGGTttggtttagttcatttattaaatgaacctgatcaaccaggctgtgattcgtacgttaggccgagagcagccgcgtccaacagcctggttgaccagtccagcaaggaggaggtctggtcgacgaccgggccgcggggacgctaagccccggaaacacctcaagggtgGGGCTGTTGTTCTTGTAAAGTCTTCAGTATGACAGCAAGACCCGCTACTCCTAGGAATCTGCACCGCGCTCCTAGCATCTGGCATCTTAATGACCACTCGACTGGTCTTTAAGTCAGGCTTAagtttagtctccgtggtgtagtggtaagacactcgcctagcgttccgcgagcgctttgtcatgaattcgtatcctggccggggaggatttactgggcgcaaatccttaactgtagcctctgtttaacgaaacagtaaaatgtgtacttggttgtaacgacgattcttcgcggcggggatcgtattccagggacctgaccgaaacactacgcgtactagtggctgtacaagaatgtgacaactcttgtatatatatctcaaaaaaaaaaaaaaaaaaaagtaggatGCCACCATCTGCACAAACTTAAAAACCTAAGAACTAAAGTCTCTGCAGCccctcctccgaatagacagtacgttttgttACTAAATGTAATAAATACAATCCTGACTACAGgattagtacataaatacacttaatcgccagAATCGCatcaaaatattgtgaatattagagtttacctgaaaagctgaatagaaaaccacgacctaatctaaccttcttagtgtagaaggacaagcattttattgctttttaattacaattagtacttaacttatagctatattcatattacagttttataaagctaataaaacaaaactaaaatctttcagtaaattataaagtaactcagggTATTTTCAAATTTAGTATAAAATCTATTTTGttcaataaaactgaaaaagaaattctttatatttaaaacttgtgtatatagaaTTACACATGAAAACTTTATCCTGAAATTTTGAGTGACTTAACAGAAAATGTAACTGTACAATTAAgtatatttatgtactatgcagacagtaaggaatgtacttattatatttagtattaaaacgtactgtataATCGGAGGATGCGTTGCTCTGAGCAACAAGTGTTCATTTTGTACATTCAATTTAAACACCATCCACAACACCAATGTATGCTAATGAATTTTCCCCTAATACTGAACTTAAAATATAATTAATAGCTCTCTAAAAGAAAGAGGAACCTCTCTTGAATCTAATAGGTAGCTGTCTTTTTCTCTGTCCTCTTCAACAACCTATATGGTCCAATATGTTAATTCCCTCTAATCAGGAAAATACTTAGCTGTCCCTTAACTATCTAGAATTTCCTGAATTAGCGAAAGGGGGCTTTTGCATCAGCCTTTCACCATTGTTGTGATCTACACAATACATATATGTGTTATCAGGCTTACATAATAGTAGTACAGGTGAGAGTCATGTGAGAACTTCCTTAAGTGTCTCTTAGCTATGTTCTGACAGGtacgtgatttaaataaaatgcaGCTGTCAATTTATCTACTGCATTAGTGTCCTGGCTAAGGGAGCGGatatttttttgttgttgttttagattcagccactcagaacaaaaagttccaagtagcacaggctatagtgagcccgtaatagagttcggttattcgcgataaccttgttactgtgatatttgggtcagagttttaaatggaggtggggtttcctccttttttcacgtttcttttcccgcttctgttttagcgcactggttttagccttgttttaataacattatcgtgGTGGTGGATATAGATGCAGTGTGtgcactagtgtgtcccattcttcaactgtttTTCTAATCATTGTTGTCGCTGTGaaatttgcatctaatgcagctgctgttgttggattaatgttgagtttgatgcacagggcttcagtaacttcacattccagtaagtaatacaatagtggcgcctctgcatctgttccacagatatgacattctttaactattgggtttattgcctcccagcagcacttgtaaccaagtctgagtctgtgtatggcttctgcaatgtctctgggtatctttttgtcaggcttgaaagagtagtaaccagtggcttgttcgtaccacatcACAGTGGATCTTGCCTTCcgttactttggctctgtggcgacttttgatagttgggagtattttcttcttgatttgctccttaatctgggaaaaacttggaggtatttgaacctgtacaacaggtagagcagtggcagtttttgctagtgagtctgccttttcattaccatctatgcctatGTGACTTGGTattcaatttagggtgattgacaaccCTATACTGTGTgcgtcttttcctatatgttggaattCTTttatgagttgtatattatctctgtgccggctgtataacaatgcctggagcgatgatttagagtcggtatgaatgatgacatcatgtaaattattctcaattgcataatttatggcctccttcagggcatgtaattctgtttgcaatgttgagcacccactattcatgctccagcaagcttcatggttgttagtgtaaactgctgccccagcagaacctctttcttgatcaactgatctgtCTGTGAAGATGAGAGTGGTTGTAGGTctcgagatggtttccatttgttgttctatgactgctttgagcctctgcgagtcacaagCTGATTTTCTAGCCGGtgatccttcaatgattatctttagactcgattcttcccatggaggaggctgccgaaagtgttgatatggtctatcttctcctTTGGTTTTAATGGTCCGTTTAAgttcactttctctagaatcttgaccagattatccgtccgtgcacttgttctatattgaaggtttctctgaagcgatctgtgtatgctatctttgattgacagtctggtggtggttccaacaagttttgctgttgtggtggctattctttgtttgatcctgttttctaaggctggtaagatggtttccattcttagattctctcgacgcgtccaCATAGGTGCTTAcagcattgttctgagggcatcattttgagacatttCCAgtatctcccattggttatcactgagggatgtaagagcaggagcagcatagtcaatgagtgacctaactgactgcttgaacgtagtacattttgagtactggtagagatgcaccatctctaaaacttgtcagggagcgcaaggctgagtttctggctttacaacgttgccgaagatattcaattttttTAATGAATTTCAACTGGCTGCCTATTATTACTCAATTTCGTCTCCTTGTATTTCGAGTCTGATGTtgagagttctcattttaacggccattgctttggtCTTATTGttctttattttcactgctatgcgttccgcttccctgctgatgatgtctaggcatttttgtgcatggttcctggcgcctttgccattgatgatgaccacaaagtcgtctgcatagttaagctgTTTGGCTTTTTGTAGctcgagcttcatgaattgttccatgagacagttgaagaggaaggggcttagtactcctccctgcggagtcccattttccagcctctttgtggAGGatatttttccttggaatttgactttacctTCTTGGTTAAGCAGTGGCACTGTACTGGGCGTATGGGATTTATACCATTAGGGAGGTCAGGTACATAATACACATAGGTGAGGAGTACGGCGTAAAGAGAGGGAGAATAGGGCATAAATGAGGGACGTAATAGAGACgaataaagctaaaaaaaaaaaagaaagaagcaCATATAAAGATTATTCAGGTGCAGTGGGCGTGGTGTTGGCAGCTTCACGTTCCGGTCTTATTGTCATACTCAGTCCTCAGTCTCAGTCCTCAGTCCTTGTCTCACTCAGTCCTCAGTCTCAGTCCTCAGTCCTTGTCTCACTCAGTCCTCAGTCCTTGTCTCACTCAGTCCTCAGTCTCAGTCCTCAGTCCTTGTCTCACTCAGTCCTCAgtctgggtagagtgaatagtcccAACACAATGACATCATCCaagtacagcaacgctgtggtgCCGAAAACTCCGATTGCATATTGGATTGGTGACCATTTAAGCTTGTTCGCATCTGTTACTCACATGGCATCCCTACAttcgaggtgattcgatgaaatgtcCCTAAAATTTACCACTGAGTGCTGTCATTGATTGGGTTAAGGGTCTGATGACTTCCAATTCTTTTGAAGAGTCAGTGTGGATTAGCAGGTTAAGTACTGGATACGCTAAGGTGCATGGAGCtcaggctgtctgggttcgaatccttcagaggtgaggagttttcggttgcatattggcaTAGGAACCATTCAAgcgtgttcgcatatatatatatatatatatatatatatatatatatatatatatatatatatatatatatatatatatatatatatatatgtcgtacctagtagccagaacgcacttctcagcctactatgcaaggcccgatttgcctaataagccaagttttcatgaattaattgtttttcgactacctaacctacctaacctaacctaacctaactttttcggctacctaacctaacctataaatataggttaggttagattaggtagggttggttaggttcggtcagatttctacgttaattttaactccaataaaaaaaaattgacctcatacataatgaaatgggtagctttatcatttcataagaaaaaaattagagaaaatatattaattcaggaaaacttggcttattaggcaaatcgggccttgaatagtaggctgagaagtgcattctggctactaggtacgacatatatatatatatatatatatatatatatatatatatatatatatatatatatatatatatataatataaatgtgtgtgtgtgttttaatttCCATTCCATGTCCCTCTTTACTAGTCTTATGTTAACTAAATTAGTTCGAGTTCTTTGAAGGTAGAACTGCCGGGGATATCCTCCACCATTTGTTTAATAGTGgaaaatagtgtgtgtgtatttggcatTAATAGACAGATGGAAAAACTCGTCGGGGATAAACAGTAATCTCTCACTCAGATAATGTGATAATTAGTAGCTTTGGTTAGGACTGACGCGGCAGATCATAGTATAATCAGCAGCGCCAGATACGTCCATCACCCGACCACACAACTGATGAAAAGTATCACGGCTGAATTCCAGAGAGACAGGATTTTTATTGCTATATCAACAGCTGAAATTGAAACTGAATTACGTGAATTTCAATTTCGGAAATTCTGAAAATAATTGATATGTAGATGAACTAAAAGTAATATGGCGAAATAATAATAATCGTGATGCATTATGTAATGTGCTCTTAAAAGTGTATTCACAAATAGAGAGGTACTTGTTCTATGTTAATTAAAAGGAATTATCGGTGGCCTGATTGTTGGTGGTAACTGGGTACTGTTCAATATCTTCTCTTCCAGGCCACCAGTAACACACTTTTCAATGTACTAAAAATATGTGACGCTTCGAGAAATTCGAAACCATTGTTAGAGCCATTCATGGCCGGCTGGTTACCCAGCAGGCCGCCCGGCTGGCCGCCCGCCTGGCCGGCTGGCTGGATAACTGACTTGTCGGCTGGCTAGctgcccagccacacccagccagctaaTATGAGTGACGTAAATATCACTCAGAATTCGTTAGTGAGCTTTGAAATGGaggaattacatgaacacacctgAAGATTAGAAGGTTTATCATTTTAATTTACCGTTGATTGAATATACCAAAGCCTAATAACGATGAAATTCAAGGCTATAGGGGGAGTTTTCgatatttccgatattttgaaaactgccggcagGCCAGCCAGCCGTCAGACGGCCGGTCGGCCAGCTTGACTGCACGGCCGCCTGGCCAGCCAGGCAAAGAGCGGCAGCGAGTAGGAGGAAGCAGgaggtagtgtttttaaaatttcggagagagagaggaagtgtttttaaggcttcagagagcgggagcaATTTTGGGGAAGTAAAAGGGAGTTTTATAAAACTTCAGAGGGGGACAGGAAGTAGGAGGAAGTTTTTAAAGCTTCAGAGAACGGGAGAAAGTGTTTTTAGGGTTTCAGAGAGCTGGAGCGAGTAGGAGGAAGCAGGAGAAAGTATTTTTAGGGCTTTAGAGAGCGAGTGGGAGGAAGAAGCAGGAAGTATTTTTAGGGCTTCAGAGAGCGGAAGGAAGCAGGATGAGGTATTTGTAAGGCTTCAGAGAGCAGGCGCGAGCGGGAGAAAGTGGGGGAAGTGTTTTTTAAGGCTTCAGAAAGCGAGAGCGAACACGAGGAAGCAGTAGAAAGTATTTTTAAGGCTACATGCAGAAAGCGGGAGAAAGTGTTGTGGGGAACTGACCTGTAAGATTTCAAATTcagaattcaaattcaaatgtttatttaggtaaaatacatacatacaaggggtgatacaaaaattgatgaatttatagatagagctagtacatacaatgcctaaagccacaattacgcaaagcgtttcgggcaggaaaaacactaaagactaaaacttaatactaattgagattaaagtataaaatgtgttgagaaaatataaaaataaaaaaggggggaacatggcagaaaaaagcaaaaatacaatttggtcgacaaacagtattgtttaaaaatagcagaCATGAGTTGACATtaaaggggtaaggtaggttacagggaattaattaagtagtacttagtttttatcttaaactggttgagagaggtacagtctttgacatgattgggaaggtcattccacattctgggtcccttgatttgtagagcatttctagtttgattaagtcgtactcttggaatatcataaaggtatttgtttctggtgtggtgctcatgggttctgttgcaaccttcaatgaagcttttaaggtcaggattggcattacagttcagcgttatttatatatatatatatatatatatatatatatatatatatatatatatatatatatatatatatatatatatatataatatatatatgtcgtacctagtagccagaacgcacttctcagcctactatgcaaggcccgatttgcctaataagccaagttttcctgaattaatatattttctctaatttttttcttgtgaaatgataaagctacccatttcattatgtatgaggtcaatttttttttattggagttaaaattaacgtagatatatgaccgaacctaaccaaccctacctaacctaacctaacctatcttcataggttaggttaggttaggtagccgaaaatgttaggttaggttaggttaggtaggttaggtagtcgaaaaagcaatagttcatgaaaacttggcttattaggcaaatcgggccttgcatagtaggctgagaagtgtgttctggctactaggtacgacatatatatatatatatatatatatatatatatatatatatatatatatatatatatatatatatataaatacacatgagaggatgtgcagtgacttaatatctaacatattcagagatttgagtaggggtaccgagtgatgtctggggccagagttggatattgtcctaatagcagctttgtgttgagtaattagaggacataaatgattttgggtagtagaaccccaagcacaaataccatagttgagataaggataggtgagggagtaatagagcgtcaccagggcagggcgaggtacataatatttgatcttagaaagaatgccaacagtttttgaaacttttttgatataatttagaatgtgtccctggaaattcagtttgtggtcaatgagaacgccaaggaatttgccataaattttgctacaaattttagtattatttatcctgagatttacttgatttgaggatttattgccaaacaagatatagaaagttttgtcaatgttgagggtgagtttgttggcagttagccaaagatggactttacttagctcagtattcactgtgccatttagagcaagggggtcaggactggaataaatgaaggttatgtcgtcagcaaatagaattcgtttgagatgttgggaggcatttgggaggtcattaatgtagatgagaaagaggagagggccaagcatgctgccctgaggaacaccaatgttgatgggtagagtgggagaaattgaattattcacagaaacatactagaGCCTGTCAGtatggtaagatttgaggtattgcagggagtgacctctgaccccataatgatgtaatttaagaagaaggttttggtggttgacagtgtcaaaagccttatgcaggtccacaaataacccaacagggaactcatttttatcaagagctgcatgtatcaagttaatcatactaataagtgcatcgttagtgcttttttgggtctgaagccatattgacaagagctaagtatattgtgtttggcttgataagagtaaagctgcttatagattagtttttcaaatatttttgacaagtttggcaggattgatataggtctgtagtttggAAGAGATgttcatttatatttatataatttatatgaatttatatagaatttatatttacgttaatatatatattttgatagcaaattgtatgatgtttagcagactgcatttctgcaatattctcaaaAATCGATCTCCTTACACATGGGGGGGattaatattaaatttatatatgcagttaatcagactacagtattaaactacatatattagtaaataaactTAGGAAGCCTTATCTTATATGGCTGATTTTGTCCCAGACAACCAGTAGGAAAACGGATGAATAAGCCAGTCGATCCACTTTGTGGGTGGGGGCTGGCTCCCACCTATGTACTGGAGTACTAGGTTTAATTCTTGCTTTCTCTGCAGTTGTTCCTGTTAAAGGGCACTTGCTGTAATAGCAGGAATcctatatatatgacagctatatcagaagaaatattggtatattataAGATATGAACCAAGGAATAATTACCGGGATTATGTCGCTGCCGTTCGTGCTTACCGGATTGCCTTATATAtacctaacattactggccatGAATGACTAAATAAGAAACGGGTTTCGGTAATACACTTCCCTTATAGTAGACGTAGTTGGATTTGATAACAGGAACACTATTAGTCCCGTAACTCCGTTGTCCAAGGGAATTTTCTAGGAGCTAAATTTCCTCCAGCAACCTGTTGTCTTAACAATGGCTGACTACTGAGGCCCTCCCACTGACGCATCCCTGTTGTCCAGATGCGTCAAGTAGTAGTAGAAGGGGtatcatttactctattttggtactaataattCAGTTAATTCAagtgaaatgtttttatgatgatAAAAGTTCAAAGACTGccgtattaagaataattcccaacagattaattgattgattgataaagattaagcaacccaagaggtggtacggcaataaatagcccgtaagtggtacaattttttgttcagtaattcttttcagtattctgaggttgcatttaatcgcCAAGCTGttgtcgcgggggaggatactgcttgagagtcttcatgagggtgtccagctgctggacaccttttttgaccaggagagtggctgtgttgatggcttcagggtggccactgcaagattcagggactcttaaagcttttttaaggtcgttggttgcttcacattccagaagatagtgaagtaatggcttttctgtgcaaattattaaggatggtaacagagtccatttcatatggtctccatctcatgttggcctcctaatgcatgatagagctgataagttagccaaagaatctgcctttaaaggagccgttgagtgtaaccttggattgtcaatgagcaatctgagagcagcagtacaccgaaaacttcaacaagatcttgtagatctgaggcaaagtgaaattgacaccagtaattccatctatcatcatactatcacgcaagaggagccacacatctatggatcatccaataaaatcagcagacttctagatgttactactgctcggcttagactcggttacaagtatctctgggaattctcattatctgctgatgtagacctgaccaaatgtaaactgtgtcaacaaaattattcgcacacactccgtcactatgtgatggagtgcgaaaagatacgtgaatttagagacaattctataaccaatgttccagcgatgtgtaaatatttcattcaaaatgatctgctaccagaaattttagccaaatatccccagtttgctaactgtaggtagtaactgagtgattgtaacctatccaccgctgcccactggatggggggcggtgtgcaggacaaacatataaattgtgacactagctctccacacatgtcagttacttaatttagaacctgtacttgaggtcgatctcgaacccattgttgatgtgacgacttaaattgaattttgtaactagctcatcaagattgtacttgcttagctaaatgaattgtggggttcagtccctgagcccattatgtgcctctgtaaccctttccactaccgcccacaagatgggtatggggtgcataataaatgaactataactaaaaactgtgacagtttggcagaagaagaatactctgtcggggttcaccaatctcccagttgcatctgtaacctagacgtagtctatataacctaactgctatttccctgtggattcgttttgggatatttaacctttataatttggttgcctgaagataccatgttgcagatggcgaaccttcagctactctctcgtgtaggtagggtttgttgaggtgtgagagttttttggtgatgatgttttttatgttctctaggctgggttgaattatttttatgtatcactggatgacgagttgccaatttagcaatttcatcagctttctc from the Procambarus clarkii isolate CNS0578487 chromosome 10, FALCON_Pclarkii_2.0, whole genome shotgun sequence genome contains:
- the LOC138363185 gene encoding circumsporozoite protein-like — protein: MINGTGRFARPADGCRGLDQQMAAGDSTSRWLQGTRPADGCRGLDQQMVTGDSTSRWLQGTRPADGCRGLDQQMAAGDSTSRWLQGTRPADGCRGLDQQMAAEDSTSRWLQGTRPADGCRGLDQQMAAGDSTSRWLQGTRPADGCRGLDQQMVTGDSTSRWLQGTRPADGCRGLDQQMAAGDSTPQTKITRSGVVQL